A single region of the Polymorphum gilvum SL003B-26A1 genome encodes:
- a CDS encoding phosphoenolpyruvate carboxykinase has product MNETGVRNPSFGVDTIGLKGLGAIYWNQSEPLLYEHAVRRGEAQIAANGPLVADTGVHTGRSPKDKFVVADAETESQVWWDNNNRMSQENFEKLFADFLAHAEGMDLFAQDLYGGADPAYRLSVRVYTEYAWHSLFIRNLLLRPQASELATFVPEMTIIDLPSFKADPAKYGCRTETVIACDLTRKIVLIGGSSYAGEMKKSVFTFLNYLLPPKGVMPMHCSANVGPDGDTAIFFGLSGTGKTTLSADPERTLIGDDEHGWGKTGVFNFEGGCYAKTIKLSREAEPEIYSTTERFGTVLENVVLDESRMPDLDDGSKTENTRAAYPIHFISNASETGLAPQPKTIIMLTADAFGVMPPIAKLTPAQAMYHFLSGYTAKVAGTEKGVTEPQATFSTCFGAPFIPRHPTEYGNLLRDLIAEHGVDCWLVNTGWTGGAYGVGSRMPIKATRTLLRGALDGSLKTVAFRTDPYFGFAVPEAVPGVDTAILDPRSTWADKAAYDAQAARLVQMFIDNFAKFESHVDGAVREAAPALQAAAE; this is encoded by the coding sequence GATCGCCGCCAACGGTCCGCTGGTCGCAGACACCGGCGTCCACACCGGCCGCTCGCCGAAGGACAAGTTCGTCGTCGCCGACGCCGAGACCGAGAGCCAGGTCTGGTGGGACAACAACAACCGGATGTCGCAGGAGAACTTCGAGAAACTCTTCGCCGATTTCCTGGCCCATGCCGAAGGCATGGACCTGTTCGCCCAGGATCTCTACGGCGGCGCCGATCCGGCCTATCGTCTGTCCGTGCGCGTCTACACCGAATACGCTTGGCATTCGCTGTTCATCCGCAACCTGCTGCTGCGCCCGCAAGCCTCCGAACTGGCGACCTTCGTGCCGGAAATGACCATCATCGACCTGCCGAGTTTCAAGGCCGATCCGGCCAAGTATGGCTGCCGCACCGAAACGGTGATTGCCTGCGACCTGACCCGCAAGATCGTGCTGATCGGCGGCTCGTCCTATGCGGGCGAGATGAAGAAGTCGGTGTTCACCTTCCTCAACTACCTGCTGCCGCCGAAGGGCGTGATGCCGATGCACTGCTCGGCAAACGTCGGCCCCGACGGCGACACCGCCATCTTCTTCGGCCTGTCCGGCACGGGCAAGACGACGCTGTCGGCCGATCCGGAGCGCACCCTGATCGGCGACGACGAGCACGGCTGGGGCAAGACCGGCGTGTTCAACTTCGAAGGCGGCTGTTACGCCAAGACCATCAAGCTGTCGCGCGAGGCGGAACCGGAGATCTACTCGACCACCGAACGCTTCGGCACGGTTCTGGAAAACGTCGTGCTAGACGAAAGCCGCATGCCGGATCTCGACGACGGCTCGAAGACCGAGAACACCCGCGCCGCCTATCCGATCCACTTCATCTCCAACGCCAGCGAGACCGGGCTCGCGCCCCAGCCGAAGACGATCATCATGCTGACGGCCGACGCGTTCGGCGTCATGCCGCCGATCGCCAAGCTGACGCCGGCGCAGGCGATGTACCATTTCCTGTCGGGCTACACCGCCAAGGTGGCCGGTACCGAAAAGGGTGTCACCGAGCCGCAGGCGACGTTCTCGACCTGCTTCGGAGCGCCGTTCATCCCGCGCCATCCGACCGAATACGGCAACCTGCTGCGCGATCTGATCGCCGAACACGGCGTCGACTGCTGGCTGGTCAATACCGGCTGGACCGGCGGTGCCTACGGCGTCGGCTCGCGCATGCCGATCAAGGCGACGCGTACACTGCTGCGCGGCGCGCTCGACGGCTCGCTGAAGACCGTTGCCTTCCGCACCGATCCCTATTTTGGCTTTGCGGTCCCCGAGGCGGTGCCGGGCGTCGACACGGCGATCCTCGACCCGCGCTCTACCTGGGCCGACAAGGCGGCCTACGACGCGCAGGCGGCCAGGCTCGTTCAGATGTTCATCGACAACTTCGCCAAGTTCGAAAGCCACGTCGATGGCGCGGTGCGCGAGGCGGCCCCGGCGCTGCAGGCGGCGGCCGAATAG
- a CDS encoding XdhC family protein yields the protein MTDGMIDTMAQLDVLGTAEAWAHAGRKVALATVVETWGSAPRPIGSHLVIDADGNFEGSVSGGCVEGAVVSEALDVIGSGKPTMLEFGVADETAWRVGLSCGGRIRVYVEPVVSGGAA from the coding sequence ATGACGGACGGCATGATTGATACCATGGCCCAGCTCGACGTGCTTGGCACCGCCGAGGCCTGGGCCCACGCGGGACGCAAGGTGGCGCTGGCGACCGTGGTCGAAACCTGGGGCTCCGCGCCACGGCCGATCGGGTCGCACCTCGTCATCGACGCGGACGGCAATTTCGAGGGCTCGGTGTCCGGCGGCTGCGTCGAGGGAGCCGTTGTCTCCGAGGCGCTCGACGTGATCGGCAGCGGCAAGCCGACGATGCTGGAGTTCGGCGTCGCCGACGAGACCGCCTGGCGGGTCGGGCTGTCCTGCGGCGGCCGGATACGGGTCTATGTCGAGCCCGTCGTCTCGGGAGGCGCCGCCTGA
- a CDS encoding LysE family translocator — protein sequence MPPFETLAAFAVATLVFAYMPGPALLYTAAQTVARGRAAGFQAALGIHVGCYGHVLAAAFGLSAVFTLVPTAYAALKLIGGAYLVYLGYRMIRTQVSGAAMPKIAARSRRRAFAESMLVELLNPKVAIFFIAFLPQFVDPAASLPVWAQFLILGALVNLTFTSADLLTVVFASRLQGAFARSARWQDVSRWLGGSVLMGLGARLALDRN from the coding sequence ATGCCGCCGTTCGAGACCCTGGCCGCCTTCGCCGTGGCGACGCTGGTCTTCGCCTACATGCCCGGCCCCGCCCTGCTCTATACCGCGGCGCAGACCGTCGCCCGGGGCCGCGCGGCCGGTTTCCAGGCCGCGCTCGGCATCCACGTCGGCTGCTACGGCCATGTATTGGCCGCCGCCTTCGGCCTGTCAGCCGTTTTCACGCTGGTGCCGACGGCCTATGCGGCGCTCAAGCTGATCGGGGGCGCCTATCTGGTCTATCTCGGTTACCGGATGATCCGCACCCAGGTATCGGGCGCCGCCATGCCGAAGATCGCCGCCAGATCGCGCCGACGTGCCTTTGCCGAAAGCATGCTGGTGGAACTGCTCAATCCCAAGGTGGCGATCTTCTTCATCGCCTTCCTGCCGCAGTTCGTCGACCCAGCCGCCAGCCTGCCGGTCTGGGCGCAGTTCCTCATCCTCGGGGCACTGGTCAACCTGACGTTCACCTCGGCTGATCTCCTTACCGTGGTTTTCGCCTCGCGCCTGCAGGGTGCCTTCGCGCGCTCCGCCCGATGGCAGGACGTCAGCCGCTGGCTGGGCGGCAGCGTGCTGATGGGGCTCGGCGCGCGCCTCGCCCTCGATCGGAACTGA
- a CDS encoding XdhC family protein, giving the protein MRLDLLSALNTERAARRAAILVTDMASGTQRLVKHADPLAGDPLAADLERRFRSGKSGLVESDDGSSSFLTVSVPLPRLVIIGAVHITQALLPMARLAGFDVVVIDPRTAFATPERFAGNVLRAEWPQDVLKEMPLDAYTALAAVTHDPKIDDHPLIEALKAGCFYVGALGSRKTHARRVERLRDAGLSDAQIARIDAPIGMDIGAASPAEIAVAVLAKIISAFRKGPEAG; this is encoded by the coding sequence ATGCGACTGGACCTGCTGAGTGCCTTGAACACGGAGCGCGCCGCCCGCCGCGCCGCCATCCTCGTCACCGACATGGCGTCGGGCACGCAGAGGCTGGTGAAACACGCCGACCCGCTCGCCGGCGATCCCCTTGCCGCGGATCTGGAGAGGCGCTTCCGGTCGGGAAAATCGGGGCTTGTCGAGAGCGACGACGGATCGAGCAGCTTCCTGACCGTCAGCGTCCCGCTGCCGCGCCTCGTCATCATCGGCGCGGTTCACATCACCCAGGCGCTGCTACCGATGGCCCGGCTCGCCGGCTTCGACGTGGTCGTGATCGATCCGCGGACGGCCTTTGCCACACCGGAGCGCTTTGCCGGCAACGTGCTGCGCGCCGAATGGCCGCAAGACGTATTGAAGGAAATGCCGCTCGACGCCTACACCGCGCTGGCCGCCGTCACCCACGACCCGAAGATCGACGACCACCCGCTGATCGAAGCATTGAAAGCCGGCTGCTTCTACGTCGGCGCCCTCGGCAGCCGGAAGACCCACGCCAGACGCGTCGAGCGGCTGAGGGACGCCGGCCTGTCCGACGCGCAAATCGCCCGCATCGACGCGCCGATCGGCATGGACATCGGCGCGGCGTCACCCGCCGAGATCGCCGTCGCCGTGCTGGCAAAGATCATATCGGCTTTCCGCAAGGGCCCGGAGGCCGGCTGA
- a CDS encoding NTP transferase domain-containing protein, producing MEFGPVAVGEAEGALLAHSAKVEDGTLKKGRRLTAADLDRLAAAGFTTVTVARLADGDIGEDPAADRIARAADGGGVTFDTPFTGRVNLYAAHSGVLVIDRAAIDAMNRIDPSITIATLPAFAAVSEGRMVATVKIIPYGVPSRLCAEAAAVVSGAIEVRPYRARTVGLVATMLDHLKPATMDKTRRVLEQRLAPSGSSIVGECRIPHTIEAVAGALHELKRQGADFLILFGASAVVDRKDILPRGIEAAGGRVVHFGMPVDPGNLLLLGEFDGVPVIGAPGCARSPKENGFDWVLNRLLADVPVGPGDITGLGVGGLLMEIATRPQPRETIRTARAPAVAALVLAAGRSSRMGGPNKLLAHLDGKPLVRHVVDAAAASKAKSVTVVTGHMADQVGEAAGPRAGRTVYNPDFAEGMASSIRYGLQAIPETSDAVLVLLADMPRIDATMIDQMIDAYDPSANRLIVTATADGRRGNPVLWDRRFFDALKSLSGDVGARHLIADNAGFVATVEIGAAARIDLDTPEALRAAGARLTAGGDEE from the coding sequence ATGGAGTTCGGACCGGTTGCCGTCGGCGAGGCGGAAGGGGCGCTTCTCGCCCATTCCGCCAAGGTCGAAGACGGCACGCTGAAGAAGGGCCGCCGGCTGACGGCGGCGGACCTCGACCGGCTCGCGGCGGCCGGCTTCACGACCGTCACGGTCGCACGCCTCGCCGACGGCGACATCGGCGAAGACCCGGCCGCCGACAGAATCGCCCGGGCCGCCGACGGCGGCGGCGTCACGTTCGACACGCCCTTCACCGGCCGCGTCAATCTCTACGCGGCGCATTCTGGCGTCCTCGTCATCGACAGGGCCGCGATCGACGCCATGAACCGGATCGACCCTTCGATCACCATCGCCACCCTGCCGGCCTTCGCGGCCGTTTCGGAAGGCCGTATGGTGGCGACCGTCAAGATCATCCCCTACGGCGTTCCAAGCCGGCTGTGCGCGGAGGCTGCCGCCGTGGTGTCGGGCGCCATCGAGGTCAGGCCCTATCGTGCCCGCACGGTCGGACTTGTCGCGACCATGCTCGATCACCTGAAGCCGGCGACGATGGACAAGACGCGCCGGGTCCTGGAGCAACGGCTCGCGCCATCCGGCAGCAGCATTGTCGGCGAATGCCGCATTCCGCACACCATTGAGGCGGTCGCCGGTGCGCTGCACGAGCTGAAGCGGCAGGGAGCCGACTTCCTCATCCTGTTCGGTGCCTCCGCGGTGGTCGACCGCAAGGACATCTTGCCGCGCGGAATCGAGGCGGCCGGCGGACGGGTGGTGCATTTCGGCATGCCGGTCGATCCAGGCAATCTGCTGCTGCTCGGCGAATTCGACGGAGTGCCGGTCATCGGCGCACCGGGCTGCGCGCGCAGCCCGAAGGAAAACGGCTTCGACTGGGTTCTAAACCGCCTGCTGGCCGACGTCCCGGTCGGGCCGGGCGATATCACCGGCCTCGGCGTCGGCGGCCTGCTGATGGAAATCGCCACGCGCCCCCAACCGCGCGAGACGATCCGCACGGCCAGGGCGCCGGCCGTCGCCGCGCTGGTGCTCGCGGCCGGGCGCTCCAGCCGCATGGGTGGGCCCAACAAGCTGCTGGCGCACCTGGACGGCAAGCCCCTGGTCCGGCACGTGGTCGACGCCGCCGCCGCCAGCAAGGCGAAAAGCGTCACCGTCGTGACCGGCCACATGGCCGACCAGGTCGGCGAAGCGGCGGGGCCGCGTGCTGGGCGGACCGTCTACAATCCGGACTTTGCGGAAGGCATGGCGAGTTCGATCCGCTACGGGCTCCAGGCCATCCCCGAGACCAGCGATGCCGTACTGGTACTGCTCGCCGACATGCCGAGGATCGACGCAACCATGATCGATCAGATGATCGACGCCTACGATCCCTCGGCGAACCGATTGATCGTCACCGCGACAGCCGATGGCAGGAGAGGAAATCCGGTCCTCTGGGACCGGCGCTTCTTCGATGCCCTCAAGAGCCTTTCGGGCGATGTCGGGGCCCGCCATCTCATCGCCGACAATGCCGGTTTCGTGGCCACGGTCGAGATCGGCGCGGCGGCGCGCATCGACCTCGACACGCCGGAGGCGTTGCGCGCGGCCGGTGCGCGCCTGACGGCCGGCGGAGACGAGGAATAG
- a CDS encoding F0F1 ATP synthase subunit epsilon, translated as MAEPFQFELVSPERLLLSDKVLEVVVPGTEGEFGVLKDHSPFMSTMRPGLLKVRKDGDKVTEYFVRGGFADVSSAGLTVLAELAIPVEEIKPDDIAAQIRNAEEDLADARDDEARRAAETVLAQLREVQAALKAA; from the coding sequence ATGGCAGAGCCATTCCAGTTTGAGCTGGTCTCTCCGGAGCGCCTGCTCCTGTCGGACAAGGTACTCGAGGTCGTTGTCCCCGGCACCGAAGGCGAGTTCGGCGTGCTCAAGGACCACAGCCCGTTCATGTCGACCATGCGTCCGGGCCTGCTCAAGGTCCGCAAGGACGGCGACAAGGTGACGGAATATTTCGTCCGCGGCGGCTTCGCCGACGTGTCGTCGGCCGGTCTGACCGTGCTGGCCGAATTGGCCATCCCGGTCGAGGAGATCAAGCCCGACGACATCGCAGCGCAGATCCGCAATGCCGAGGAAGACCTTGCTGACGCCAGGGACGACGAGGCTCGGCGCGCCGCAGAGACGGTCCTTGCTCAATTGCGCGAGGTGCAGGCGGCACTCAAGGCCGCCTGA
- the atpD gene encoding F0F1 ATP synthase subunit beta yields the protein MADKKVGQITQVIGAVVDVKFDDHLPQILNSLEVDNQGTRLVLEVAQHLGENTVRTIAMDSTEGLVRGQKAVDTGEPIAVPVGDGTLGRIMNVIGEPVDEAGPIPHDAKRAIHQEAPSFVEQSTEAQILVTGIKVVDLLAPYAKGGKIGLFGGAGVGKTVLIMELINNVAKAHGGYSVFAGVGERTREGNDLYWEMIESGVNKKGGGEGSKAALVYGQMNEPPGARARVALTGLTVAEHFRDQGQDVLFFVDNIFRFTQAGSEVSALLGRIPSAVGYQPTLATDMGAMQERITTTTKGSITSVQAVYVPADDLTDPAPASTFAHLDATTVLNRAIAEKGIYPAVDPLDSTSRMLDPRIIGDEHYTVARKVQETLQRYKALQDIIAILGMDELSEEDKLTVARARKIERFLSQPFFVAEVFTGSPGKLVALEDTIKGFKGLVSGEYDHLPEAAFYMVGNIQEAVEKAQRLAAEAA from the coding sequence ATGGCTGACAAGAAAGTCGGACAGATCACCCAGGTTATCGGCGCCGTGGTCGACGTCAAGTTCGACGACCACCTGCCGCAGATCCTGAACAGCCTGGAAGTTGACAACCAGGGCACCCGGCTGGTGCTCGAGGTGGCCCAGCATCTCGGCGAGAACACCGTTCGCACCATCGCGATGGACTCCACCGAGGGTCTCGTGCGCGGCCAGAAGGCGGTCGATACCGGCGAGCCGATCGCGGTGCCGGTCGGCGACGGCACGCTCGGACGCATCATGAACGTCATCGGCGAGCCGGTCGACGAGGCCGGTCCGATCCCGCATGACGCCAAGCGCGCCATTCACCAGGAAGCCCCGTCTTTCGTCGAGCAGTCGACCGAGGCCCAGATCCTCGTCACCGGCATCAAGGTCGTCGACCTGCTGGCTCCTTACGCCAAGGGCGGCAAGATCGGCCTGTTCGGCGGCGCCGGCGTCGGCAAGACCGTTCTGATCATGGAACTGATCAACAACGTTGCCAAGGCGCACGGCGGCTATTCCGTGTTCGCCGGCGTCGGCGAGCGCACCCGCGAGGGCAACGACCTCTACTGGGAAATGATCGAGTCCGGCGTGAACAAGAAGGGCGGCGGCGAAGGCTCCAAGGCCGCACTCGTTTACGGCCAGATGAACGAACCCCCCGGGGCGCGCGCCCGCGTCGCGCTGACCGGCCTGACGGTTGCCGAGCACTTCCGCGACCAGGGTCAGGACGTGCTGTTCTTCGTCGACAACATCTTCCGCTTCACCCAGGCGGGTTCGGAAGTGTCGGCGCTGCTCGGCCGCATTCCCTCGGCGGTGGGTTACCAGCCGACTCTTGCCACCGACATGGGTGCGATGCAGGAACGCATCACCACCACCACCAAGGGCTCGATCACCTCGGTGCAGGCCGTCTACGTGCCCGCCGACGATCTGACCGACCCGGCACCGGCCTCGACCTTCGCCCACCTCGATGCCACGACGGTGCTCAACCGCGCCATCGCCGAGAAGGGCATCTACCCGGCGGTGGATCCGCTCGACTCGACGTCTCGCATGCTCGATCCGCGCATCATCGGCGATGAGCACTACACGGTCGCCCGCAAGGTCCAGGAGACCCTGCAGCGCTACAAGGCCCTGCAGGACATCATCGCGATCCTGGGCATGGACGAACTGTCCGAAGAGGACAAGCTCACCGTGGCCCGCGCCCGCAAGATCGAGCGCTTCCTGTCGCAGCCGTTCTTCGTCGCCGAGGTGTTCACCGGTTCGCCGGGCAAGCTGGTCGCGCTCGAAGACACTATCAAGGGCTTCAAGGGCCTTGTCAGCGGCGAGTACGACCATCTTCCGGAAGCCGCCTTCTACATGGTCGGCAACATCCAGGAAGCCGTCGAAAAGGCGCAGCGTCTGGCCGCCGAAGCGGCCTGA
- a CDS encoding F0F1 ATP synthase subunit gamma, translated as MPSLKDLRNRIASVKATQKITKAMKMVAAAKLRRAQEAAEAARPYAERMEQVLANLSAAFEGRDDAPRLMAGTGNDQVHLLVVATAERGLCGGFNSSIAKLARERARSLIAQGKTVKILCVGKKGFDAIKREFGQHVIKTIELRGVKSVGYSNAADIASIVLGMFEAGEFDVCTLFFAQFRSVISQIPTAQQIIPVKLPERAAAAESGASLVYEYEPDEAAILTDILPRNVSVQIFRALLENAASEQGARMSAMDNATRNAGDMIQKLTLRYNRQRQAQITKELIEIISGAEAL; from the coding sequence ATGCCGAGCCTGAAGGACCTACGAAACCGCATCGCCTCGGTCAAGGCGACGCAGAAGATCACCAAGGCCATGAAGATGGTGGCCGCGGCGAAGCTGCGTCGTGCCCAGGAAGCTGCGGAGGCCGCCCGGCCCTATGCGGAACGCATGGAGCAGGTGCTGGCCAATCTCTCCGCTGCCTTCGAGGGCCGCGACGATGCGCCGAGGCTGATGGCCGGCACCGGCAACGACCAGGTTCACCTCCTGGTCGTCGCCACCGCCGAGCGCGGCCTGTGCGGCGGCTTCAACAGCTCGATCGCCAAGCTGGCGCGCGAGCGGGCGCGCAGCCTGATCGCCCAGGGCAAGACCGTCAAGATCCTGTGCGTCGGCAAGAAGGGCTTTGACGCCATCAAGCGCGAGTTCGGTCAGCACGTCATCAAGACGATCGAGCTGCGCGGCGTGAAGTCCGTCGGCTATTCGAACGCGGCCGACATCGCGTCCATCGTCCTCGGCATGTTCGAGGCCGGCGAGTTCGACGTCTGCACGCTGTTTTTCGCGCAGTTCAGGTCGGTGATCAGCCAGATCCCGACGGCGCAGCAGATCATTCCGGTCAAGCTGCCGGAGCGCGCCGCCGCTGCGGAGTCGGGCGCTTCGCTGGTCTACGAATACGAGCCCGACGAGGCCGCCATTCTGACCGACATCCTGCCCCGCAATGTGTCGGTGCAGATCTTCCGCGCGCTCCTTGAAAACGCCGCGTCCGAGCAGGGTGCCCGCATGTCCGCCATGGACAACGCGACCCGCAACGCCGGCGACATGATCCAGAAGCTGACGCTGCGCTACAACCGCCAGCGCCAGGCGCAGATCACCAAGGAACTGATTGAAATCATCTCGGGCGCCGAGGCGCTCTGA